A genomic stretch from Solanum stenotomum isolate F172 unplaced genomic scaffold, ASM1918654v1 scaffold8472, whole genome shotgun sequence includes:
- the LOC125853062 gene encoding transcription factor MYB7-like: protein LLRCGKSCRLRWVNYLKPGLNRGTFTPEEDDLIVRLYTLLGSRWSLIAGRIPGRTDNDIKNYWNTSLLKKLKAQGNEPRKYKSQAKKRRRKKEKPNVSSQINRKNNDENKTRRKKKEKIVEKHNIEDEVATKIEEQPHTQNSTQAVSDNNHNFTSKCICSSNQDGTSSATSTSEIHSSSQNIEDQNQDEIFEKLQVIDELLLNDNFLFPPQKCIEFNNNENYMLFEEVYEEYFQLVYENSCHF, encoded by the exons ATCTTAAACCGGGACTCAATAGAGGAACCTTTACACCCGAAGAGGATGATCTTATTGTTCGACTTTATACTCTTTTGGGTAGTCGTTGGTCCCTCATTGCCGGAAGAATACCTGGTAGAACAGACAATGACATCAAGAACTATTGGAACACGAGTCTCCTCAAGAAACTCAAAGCACAAGGAAATGAGCCGCGGAAATACAAATCTCAAGcaaaaaaaaggagaaggaaaaaggaaaaaccgAATGTCTCTTCCCAAATTAATCGAAAAAATAACGACGAAAATAAGacgaggaggaagaagaaggagaagattGTCGAAAAACATAATATTGAAGATGAAGTAGCAACAAAGATAGAGGAGCAACCACATACACAGAATTCCACGCAAGCAGTATCAGATAATAATCACAATTTCACTAGTAAGTGCATAT gttCTAGCAATCAAGATGGCACAAGTAGTGCAACCTCTACTAGTGAAATCCATTCTTCATCTCAAAATATTGAAGATCAAAACCAAgatgaaatttttgagaaacttCAAGTGATAGATGAATTACTCCTCAATGATAATTTCCTTTTTCCACCCCAAAAATGCATAGAGTtcaataataatgaaaattatatgttatttgaGGAGGTCTATGAAGAGTATTTTCAACTTGTTTATGAAAATTCATGTCATTTTTGA